The following is a genomic window from Streptomyces sp. NBC_01381.
CAGGGCGAGGCGCAGCAGGACGCCGAGGAGGAGGGACCAGGTGAACAGTATCCAGCCGGCCCCAAGGAGGGTGTCCCCGACGATGGCCGCCCGGTCCTGCTGCCGCCGGCCGTGGCCGCGCATCATCGCGAGCGGCATGGTGATCAGACCGAGGACGAACAGGGCGGTGCCGCCCAGCGTCACGGGGAGGGGCCAGTGCTGGCCGGCGTGCAGCAGCACCCAGCAGGGGACGGTCCACAGCAGGACGGGGGCGATCAAAGGGATGTAGCGCATCAGCCGGCGCAGTCGGCTCTGCTGGGTCGCATGCGCCGCACCGTCCGCGGATCGGGCTTCGCTGATGTCGGTCACGCTTCCCCTCCTCAGGTAATCCAGACTGCCGAAACGCGCACTGTATCCGCACCGTGTGGACAGTGAGCCGCGCCCGGCCACCGCCCCGCCCCCTACCCGCACTTCCCGCACGAGCGCAGGGAAGCCTTCGCCCGCCTCAACCCGCCGCTGTTCGGTCCGGCGCACGGACACAGGCGGCGGTGGGCGACTGGAGGGGTGGCCACAGGGTGTGAGCTATGTTGGGTGACGAGTGACATGAGAGGGAGGCCCGTCGGTGTCATCCGGGCAGCAGGCACGCGCCCAGGCGGCCGCCATCACGCCGGGCGGGAAGTCGCCGGACCATGAGCGCGCCCCCGGCGAGCGGGTCCGTGCGCTGTTCGACGGCCATCGGCTGTCCCCGGGGCAGCGGCGCATCGCCCAGTACCTGATCGATCACCTCACCGAGGCCGCGTTCCTCTCGATCACGGAGCTGGCGGAACGGGCCGGTGTCAGCCAGCCGTCCGTGACCCGCTTCGCCGTTTCCCTCGGGTTCAGCGGTTATCCCGCCCTGCGGGACGCGCTCCAGCCGATCGCCCTGAGCGCGGTCGCGGGCTCCCCGGGGGGCAGCAGCCAGTTCCGGCGCAACGCGCTGCAGGAGGCCGTGGACGCCGAGATCGAGAACCTGCAGAACCTACGTCGCCTGCTCGCCGACACCGACCAGGCGCTGGACATCGGGCGCGAGCTGGCCGGTTCCGTGCCGCTGACGGTACTCGGCCTGCGGATCTCGGTGTCCCTTGCGGAGTACTTCGCTTACGCGGCCCGGCGCATCCACCCCGACGTACGCCTGGTGACCCGTGGCGGCAGCGTGGCCTACGACGCCCTGCTCCAGTCCCGGGCGGCGGGCGGGACCTGGATGCTGGCCTATGCCATGCCCCGGCACGCCAAGGAGACCCTGGGCGCGCTCCGGGCCGCGCGGAGCGTGGGGCTCCGTACCGCGCTGATCACCGATCCCACCCTGGGGCCGCTGGCGGACGCGGCGGACGTGACGCTGACCGCGGGCACCGGGTCCCGGCTCGTCTTCGACTCGTACGCGGCGCCCGGCCTGCTGTCCGCGGCCCTGCTGCAGGCGATGGCCGACGCGGACCCTGAGCGGACGCAGGCGCGCCTCGAAAGCTACGAGCAGGTCGCCGACCAGCACGGATTCTTCCTGTAGGCCCCTCCCCTCCCCGCTCCGCCGGGCATCTTCACCCTCACCTTCGCATGTAATTTTTCATGCCCTTGCGTACTCGACGGTATATATATTTACTTGCCCAGCGCCCCGGATCCACCAGACGCCAGGGAGAGCGACCCCAAGCCCTCCCGGAAACAGACACGCGGTGTGACGACTCCTCCTCACGTCCCGCCCGTGCCCGGTCCCGGCTTTCGGATCCACCGGAGCGCTCACGGCGGCCTCGGTCAACCCCTGGGCCGAGGCCGCCACAACAACGTCTCGATCAGAGTTCGACACCACTCGGAAGCGACGAGAATGCGCCAGACTGCCTCCATCACGCTCAGCCCCGACTGGCCCTGCCAGGTCAAGGCGCCCGGCACCCCGGACTGGGAACGCACGGCGATGCGCTGGCTGCGGGACCTGCTCCCGGCCCGGTACGGCACCTATCCGACGCTGAACCGCCATCCCGCACTGCTCGCCCGG
Proteins encoded in this region:
- a CDS encoding MurR/RpiR family transcriptional regulator: MSSGQQARAQAAAITPGGKSPDHERAPGERVRALFDGHRLSPGQRRIAQYLIDHLTEAAFLSITELAERAGVSQPSVTRFAVSLGFSGYPALRDALQPIALSAVAGSPGGSSQFRRNALQEAVDAEIENLQNLRRLLADTDQALDIGRELAGSVPLTVLGLRISVSLAEYFAYAARRIHPDVRLVTRGGSVAYDALLQSRAAGGTWMLAYAMPRHAKETLGALRAARSVGLRTALITDPTLGPLADAADVTLTAGTGSRLVFDSYAAPGLLSAALLQAMADADPERTQARLESYEQVADQHGFFL